From Calothrix sp. PCC 6303, a single genomic window includes:
- the lpxC gene encoding UDP-3-O-acyl-N-acetylglucosamine deacetylase has translation MHQHTIAAEVIQRGIGLHSGNITQIRILPAAPGSGRYFVRVDLPNAPIIPAQVAAVNQTLLSTQLGKEEACVRTVEHLLATLAVMGVDNARIEIDGAEIPLLDGSAKLWVESIQSVGLLAQTTDKLPHIPVIQEPIWVRQDDAFVCAMPANETRFSYGIDFDLPAIGNQWYSFSLGSPSERTCETFISEIAPARTFGLQHQIEHLQRSGLIKGGSLDNALVCGSAGWLNPPLRYANEPVRHKILDLVGDLSLLGVFPQTHFLAYKASHNLHVQLAQKILDFGLFD, from the coding sequence ATGCATCAGCATACCATCGCCGCTGAAGTCATCCAAAGGGGAATTGGACTTCATAGCGGTAATATTACCCAGATTCGCATCTTACCCGCAGCCCCAGGCAGCGGACGCTATTTCGTCCGAGTTGATTTACCAAATGCTCCAATTATCCCCGCCCAAGTGGCTGCGGTGAACCAAACCTTACTTTCTACACAATTGGGAAAAGAAGAGGCTTGCGTCCGCACTGTAGAGCATTTGCTGGCGACTTTAGCAGTGATGGGTGTGGATAATGCCCGCATTGAAATTGATGGGGCAGAAATTCCCCTGCTAGATGGTTCAGCAAAACTCTGGGTAGAAAGTATTCAATCTGTTGGGCTATTAGCACAAACCACAGACAAATTACCCCATATTCCAGTTATTCAGGAACCAATTTGGGTTCGCCAAGATGATGCCTTTGTTTGTGCAATGCCCGCAAACGAAACCCGCTTTAGCTACGGCATCGACTTCGATCTGCCAGCAATTGGTAATCAATGGTACAGTTTCTCGCTAGGTAGCCCATCAGAAAGAACTTGTGAAACATTCATCAGCGAAATTGCCCCAGCCCGAACATTTGGGTTGCAGCATCAAATCGAACACTTACAGCGATCTGGGTTAATTAAAGGTGGTAGTTTAGATAATGCACTCGTTTGTGGATCAGCAGGATGGCTAAACCCACCCCTGAGGTATGCAAATGAGCCAGTACGTCATAAAATTTTGGATCTAGTAGGAGATTTGAGTTTATTGGGAGTTTTTCCCCAAACTCATTTTTTAGCTTACAAAGCTAGTCACAACCTACATGTTCAATTAGCTCAAAAGATTTTAGATTTTGGATTATTTGACTAG
- the fabZ gene encoding 3-hydroxyacyl-ACP dehydratase FabZ — translation MSTVTEVNTAKVSESESNSLQPTEVKKTFNIEEIQKLLPHRYPFALVDKIIDFVPGKSATGIKNVTFNEPHFQGHFPGKPIMPGVLIVEAMAQVGGVVMTQVPQLEGGMFLFAGIDKVRFRRQVVPGDQLIMTVELLWVKQRRFGKMQGRAEVDGQLACEGELMFSLVV, via the coding sequence ATGTCAACTGTCACCGAAGTTAATACCGCGAAAGTGTCCGAATCTGAAAGTAACTCTTTGCAGCCAACCGAAGTGAAAAAGACCTTCAACATTGAAGAAATTCAAAAGCTGCTACCACACCGCTATCCCTTTGCCCTGGTGGATAAAATTATTGATTTCGTCCCAGGAAAAAGCGCAACTGGCATTAAGAACGTTACCTTTAATGAACCTCACTTCCAGGGGCATTTTCCCGGAAAACCGATTATGCCCGGTGTACTAATTGTAGAAGCTATGGCACAAGTAGGAGGCGTTGTAATGACGCAAGTTCCACAATTAGAAGGTGGAATGTTTCTATTTGCGGGTATAGATAAAGTTCGTTTTCGCCGCCAAGTTGTTCCAGGTGATCAGTTAATTATGACCGTGGAACTGTTATGGGTGAAACAACGTCGATTCGGTAAGATGCAAGGTCGCGCCGAGGTCGATGGTCAACTCGCTTGTGAAGGCGAATTAATGTTTTCACTAGTAGTCTGA
- the lpxA gene encoding acyl-ACP--UDP-N-acetylglucosamine O-acyltransferase encodes MKTLIHPTAVIHPNAELHPTVQVGAYAVIGGHVKVGSETVIGAHVVLDGLTEIGSRNRIFPGAVIGTEPQDLKYAGELSWVKIGNDNSIREYVTINRATGAGEATEIGDGNLLMAYVHVGHNCILEDSVIIANSVALAGHVHIEAKARLSGVLGVHQFVHIGRHAMVGGMTRIDRDVPPFMTVEGNPSRIRALNLIGLKRAGFTNAQLQTLKKAFRFLYRSELTFKDALENLELLGDTEELLHLRRFLLLSQMPGRRGLIPGRGGKATSKNDESV; translated from the coding sequence TTGAAGACGCTTATTCATCCAACAGCTGTAATTCATCCCAACGCGGAACTCCATCCAACAGTGCAAGTCGGAGCCTATGCTGTGATAGGAGGGCATGTAAAAGTAGGTTCAGAAACTGTGATTGGTGCCCATGTGGTACTGGATGGTTTAACCGAAATTGGTTCAAGAAACCGAATTTTTCCTGGTGCCGTAATTGGTACTGAACCTCAAGACCTCAAATATGCGGGGGAACTGAGTTGGGTCAAAATCGGTAACGATAATTCAATTCGGGAGTATGTCACCATCAACCGTGCTACCGGGGCAGGTGAAGCTACCGAAATTGGCGACGGGAACTTATTAATGGCATATGTTCACGTCGGTCATAACTGTATATTAGAAGACTCCGTAATTATTGCTAACTCTGTGGCGTTAGCAGGTCATGTGCATATTGAAGCAAAAGCTAGATTGAGTGGGGTTTTGGGAGTTCACCAATTTGTCCACATCGGCAGACATGCCATGGTGGGAGGAATGACCAGAATTGACCGAGATGTGCCTCCATTTATGACAGTGGAAGGCAATCCATCACGGATAAGGGCATTAAATTTAATCGGACTTAAACGGGCTGGTTTTACAAATGCTCAATTACAAACTCTCAAAAAAGCTTTTCGTTTTCTTTATCGTTCAGAATTAACTTTTAAAGACGCTTTAGAAAATTTAGAACTCTTGGGAGATACTGAAGAACTGCTACACCTACGTCGCTTCTTGTTATTATCGCAAATGCCAGGAAGACGGGGATTAATTCCAGGTAGAGGTGGTAAAGCTACCAGCAAAAATGACGAGTCTGTTTAA